TTCGTGagaaggaaataaattacCGAAAACAGTTGGAATCAGTGGGACTCACAAATACTGAAAGATTGCCTTTACCAGATagtggaaaaagaaagaaagggaaaaaagtaaaagaagatGATGGCGATTTTGAATGTGAAACTTGTAGAGCTAACCTATTTGTTTCATTGGTTAATAATTCACAAGATGACAGCGTCTATTGCTTACCACATGCATTACAGTTACTTAATAAGAAAAAGCAAGCTTTAAAACATTATACTctaatgtatacatataacgaggtaaataaatcttaataaatacataattttttaaattacacaaataataaaattatttacagtaatctacgttttttttttcgtaggATGAATTGGATGATTTGATTCATAAACTGGAAGAAAGAATTGAAGCCAAAACTAAAAAGACTAATCAAATCAAACAAGCTAAGTAACGTGTCtgaaaatctatttattaaattatataggtaacagttatttattactctatatcaaaataattatcaagaTTTTGTTATATAGATGTATATCATATTTATTCTTCGTATCATagttatataattgtatataaaaataagtttttctcGTTTTAAAGGGAATGAACTTagtgcatatttaaaaaattgaatgactaatgcatttctaataaaacctttaatttttcaatacgaATAAagttactattattttatattatttctatatatatttatacacgtATTTCACTCCGTTTTCTtcaagtatattaaaaagcaTAAGATGTATGAATCTATAAAGTGTTTCAGCAAAgttcataaaattataaaaatataatcttacCGAATATTTCTTATGATAAATAAAGTCTATACCATTTGTTATTTAAGAAGTAAGTAAATAGTTAAATAGTACCATActtatgtatacaaaatttattatgaatactTTGGaattataaagcaaagaattaTAACATCTTCAATATGAGatcgtataaattaaataaattttgtggcaaaataacgtaatttatattattatataaatcagCCTGTATATCATGAAATTCAATGAATATCACATTACAACACAAAATATAACCTCCTgagaatttataaatgttttacttacacattaagataaattattataaaagaaatgctttgtaaacataatataattattattaagtaataaacattcttttacatacatacataattatgCACATTATAGAAGAATACTGAACTTTGAGTTTGTATTAAACTTTTaactaattaaattgtaattaattatatcaatttttagccgtaattattaataatttacaacaTACAAGATTTATGTTCAATACTCTATTACCTTCTATTATGCTGTGCGCTTATTCAAAATCATAATAggaaaatacaataaacatgtaGTAAATAAACCGACGAAAGGAACCAACCGAATACAGTTAATTAGCATTATTTACGAAAGGAATGTTCTCCTAACCTCTTTCTACGTTAAACACTTCAATACTCTTTTTATACccattatttgaatatcacTATCAAATAAATGCtaacataaaaattcttatatttatattatgcgCGGTATAAGAGAAAACAGTTTGGTATGTTAATATGAAATTCATTAGTAAGAATTACATATTTGAAAGTAacacttattaatgaaaattaatcagAAGATTCTATaggaagtaaaataattaggAGATTTGTAGTTAACTTcatatgcaaaaatatgtataaaatgcaGTAAACGGTATGCATATTGGATATGGAATAATttccataataaataaattttgtttcattgcaTGCCAATTTCAATGGTCTACAATTTACTGTTCTCTACGTTGCACTATGTTAGTCAGTATCTGAGTAGAATTCTCGTGGCCTTTGATTACATCATCTTCCTCTGAACTAAATTCCGCATTTAAAAGGTTTGTTAAAGATGTTGATTTTTGAGTTAACAAAGGCAAATTTATATCCATCCCCTCTTCGGTTTTTAAGTTATTAGTTAGAGAAGAATTTAGTGGTAATTCCATGTTTTCACTTTTTGTATTCctatttgataatattttttgaacaGTATGAATCATAATTCCACCAAGGCACATTAACAATCCTATGAAGTTGAGGCCACTCATTTGATCGCCTTTCCATTCAACAgccaaaattaatatacatatttcctaaaaaaaaaacattcatggAAGAAAAgatttgtatacaaatatatggtatatttttaatatgaaatgaatataattttgactTACCTTAGTTATGCCAGTAATTGAAAGAGTGAGACTAGAAGTGTGTGTAACAACTAAGAATTCCATAACTTCCATATGAAAAGCTATAAAAGCACTTCCAAGCACAACAGTTGTAGTCATTGCAATAGAGTGAACATCACTCCAGTCGGTAGTTATGAAATTACTATACAGATGAGAtcctacaaaaataatttcttctttaatacaGAAATTTAAACCTGtgttgattaatatttaagtattatGGAAAATTTTACCTTCAAACCACAGCATCACTGGTATAATAGGCACTAACATCCATAGTTGCATGTAGTACATCATATCAATTGGACTTTTCATTCCCACTTTAGATTTTTGCATGATCAGTTGTGTCATAGTCCACCGAATACCACTTGAAAATGATGCTAAGAGGCAGATTGCAAAGccaaaaattccaaattgtGTTGATTTATaagtaaacataaataaaccACCTGATATCATTACTACGATGCATATTAATGACCAAGACTTCCTTTCTAATTTTAAGATAAGAGCAAAaccaagaataaaaataattgttgttgATTTTGTCATACTATACCTGCACAAAcatataatgtaatttataatagtaaaaatatattttattataatagcaattaaatatatacatacaatgaaattgtaattaatgaaaGTGCCCAGTTGGATAAACCAACATCAAGACCACTAGCTATGCCTACTGGCATAACCATTACTATTATGCTTTGCCAAGGAAGCTTTAATTGTTGTTGTCTCTTGTAACATGTTCTGACACATCTTATTATGGCAGATAAGAGAAACTTCATTGCTAAATGACATATTACCACGGTAAGAGGAAAATTAAAACCctacaattacaaaaatagcaATTAAAGGTAATGAAAAcatctgaaataaatataaataataatacaagtttctataaaattagaaattgctTCCTTACATATGTTTTATAAAGCCATTGTAAGTAAAATGTTAAGCCTACggataaactaaaataaataagaattaatataaacgtTTGAATGGCTTTTTTCCAAGCTgatgtttcctttttaatagTGCCTGAGAATTCTTGAACAGGCTGAAGGAAACAGTCTGATGTATCGTCTGTATCTTTggcaatttcatattttatatgtgaCCTTGTCATACTTCAAAGGAAAACagtctgtaaataaataaatttttacagtAAAACATCATGTTGCTTGAAATGTTCAATATTAATCTGCAAAAGgtgatacattttttaaaatcgtatccaatgtttttattattcgatttaaattaataattaaaattcattgattATTATGATAATTTGCAATGTAGCATAATATTACTAATCTGCATATCAAATACTTCAAACGTACCGTCTTGTACTCCTTCtgatacataaaaattgttaacaaattGTTACGTTTGACGTTCGACATCTGTTATCGAATTTTATGTTCACTAATACAAGTATTCATATGCCAACGAAGACACAATTGTTATATTCATTCTGGAAAAGTAcaatatatagaaattatagatgcgaacaaaaattcgaGGGAAACAGAATTAAAACGTGTTATTATTACTTACCTCGATATTGACACATACGAAAAAAATATGGAACCATGTATAAACATAACCTAAAAGCTACACAAGTTAAAAGGAATGTAATAAATCATTTGATAAAAGTGTATCTAGCCTATCACCACGATCAAtttattcatcaaattttattcgtaaatatcTTGATATTAGTAGGTGTCAATACATTGTAATCGTAAACGTAAGATAACATCGCAATCGCTTTGATTGCATCTAATTATTGTTTGCGATATATTCCATTGATCTTATGGGAAGTttggtatataaatattaaataaaacaaaaattaaaataatatatatacgtaaaatataataggaaattagaaaagagatgtctaatttttcatataattttgtataattttttcaataatttaatcaaaatacaaatagaaTTAACGTTCATGTAACTTTTATTCCAAGCAAAATGTACACTGACTTGAAGAggtcaaatataaaaaacagtCGTGATCTTTGTATAAATGGAAATAGTTATATCTAGTAAAAAGGTATTCAAAATCAATTCACTGTTATCAAGTCAGTATAAATTCTGctttcatatacatatagctctcaattttttgataaaatatattttaaaaaactactaaacaaaattatttactaattaaatgCAGATTACACACTTTATAtcatatattacattaatttatcagAATAAGTGAGAAATTTTGATACTTGTATAATGATTTGAAGACAAACCtcagatttaaatttatatattaaatgtaaagctTGTAATAAgtgaatacaaatatttctattaaataacttaaatgtttaattgtcGATGATAATACTTTCAATCGACTGTTCTTGATTGGATTGTCTTCAATTCATATTATGTTTTAATCAGACTCTATCGTATACattaattcatgaatatacatatacagcaTTGTTAGAAAATAGTATATTACAGTTGTCCTGAATGTAATCAGTTGCATATCCTTATTACACATATATAATTAGTCGTTTCTTATTTGTGTGTTATCTACGGTCACTACGTCCACCATTTCGATATCCCCCACGACCACGAGAATTAGTTTTTGTTGCAACAGCTGTTTTTGTTGTCGAGTCACCAGAATATCTTGCTGATCCCCCTGGAAGTCCTGCAGTATTACCACTGTTTCCACCATTGCTTCCATTACTACCATTTCCACTTTTTGTTGTTGTAGAGCTACCAGATGTACCAGTAGTTGGTGTTGTTGAATTACTTTGAATTGcctgtaacaaaatatattaaaatagtatcGTTAAGTGCAGTTGTACCATGGATGATactattggaaaataattaaaattaacattatatCAAATGTACCAAAGGTTGCCTTCCAGGTTGACCAGcaatattatttgcatttccattatttgtaatgctattattaatgttactaCCGGGTGGACCAGATCCGCTTTGATTAATCATTTGTTGTGCTAAAGCAGGATTTGGTTCGCTCATGTTTAGTTGCTCGTTTATGACCATACAGAATTCtccaattttttgtatgtCCCCATTTTTTCCTGAATACAATGTTAAGCACTGTCTCCAAACAGATGCATACCCTTTTGTTAATCTTACTATATCACCCGGTACTAAAAGTTGACCAGGCTCGTCCCAAATTGAAACGTTCATGCAAGCTGTACTGTCCGCCACTTTAAACGTTCGAACTTCGCGGTTTTCTTTGGTGATGGTAGGATGGCCAACTTCCAGAACAATAAACACCACATTAATGTTTTTTTGGCCCGGCCGTATATCTTTTATTAGTACGTATTCCATTGTCTGATAATCAATGTACACTTTACACTAACACACTTTGCGAACAATCACCTCCACAAGTGTATTTGAAAATACGTCAGATGTGCGCTCTCTACTTTAtatgtcgtttaatttaacttcCCTATTATCTTCGATAACCGTCAAAGCTCGTGTATCGTATCGACTCTATTCTAGAAATACT
The sequence above is drawn from the Hylaeus volcanicus isolate JK05 chromosome 2, UHH_iyHylVolc1.0_haploid, whole genome shotgun sequence genome and encodes:
- the LOC128885176 gene encoding solute carrier family 35 member C2; the encoded protein is MTRSHIKYEIAKDTDDTSDCFLQPVQEFSGTIKKETSAWKKAIQTFILILIYFSLSVGLTFYLQWLYKTYGFNFPLTVVICHLAMKFLLSAIIRCVRTCYKRQQQLKLPWQSIIVMVMPVGIASGLDVGLSNWALSLITISLYSMTKSTTIIFILGFALILKLERKSWSLICIVVMISGGLFMFTYKSTQFGIFGFAICLLASFSSGIRWTMTQLIMQKSKVGMKSPIDMMYYMQLWMLVPIIPVMLWFEGSHLYSNFITTDWSDVHSIAMTTTVVLGSAFIAFHMEVMEFLVVTHTSSLTLSITGITKEICILILAVEWKGDQMSGLNFIGLLMCLGGIMIHTVQKILSNRNTKSENMELPLNSSLTNNLKTEEGMDINLPLLTQKSTSLTNLLNAEFSSEEDDVIKGHENSTQILTNIVQRREQ
- the LOC128885180 gene encoding SOSS complex subunit B homolog, which gives rise to MEYVLIKDIRPGQKNINVVFIVLEVGHPTITKENREVRTFKVADSTACMNVSIWDEPGQLLVPGDIVRLTKGYASVWRQCLTLYSGKNGDIQKIGEFCMVINEQLNMSEPNPALAQQMINQSGSGPPGSNINNSITNNGNANNIAGQPGRQPLAIQSNSTTPTTGTSGSSTTTKSGNGSNGSNGGNSGNTAGLPGGSARYSGDSTTKTAVATKTNSRGRGGYRNGGRSDRR